A section of the Bacteroidota bacterium genome encodes:
- a CDS encoding MFS transporter, translating to MSDYSTPAKDRVPFVQKAAFGSGHLVNNLMPGALSVFMFFLLTAFGMDPFLAGLLGGLPRLIDAISDPVMGYISDNTNTRWGRRRPYIFIGAILTGLLFILLWQMDESNSQDYNFWYFLTVSAVFILANTAFSTPLIGLGYEMTSDYNERTRLMGLANTVGQVAWMIVPWFWVLIADENLFATQAEGVRTLSIIVGVIAIIFGVLPAIFCKGIDSSRIENRQEISLSNLANIFKSLFKGMVEVFRHKPFLKLCGATFLVFNGFQIVASFSFFIILFYLFNGDYAAAGTWPAWFSTILAGITAFFVIPIVSWMASKWGKKNAFIIATALSIVGYVVKWWGFNPENPFLMFFPLPLMAFGLGCLFTLMMSMTADVCDLDELENGMPRKEGTFGAIYWWTVKLGQALALIVGGAVLGWVGFDGNAATQSVETMTQLRIADIVIPAVTAALAIVVMWNYDLSEEKARGIKTELEERRGSL from the coding sequence ATGTCAGATTATTCAACCCCTGCAAAAGACAGAGTACCCTTCGTACAGAAAGCCGCTTTTGGGTCGGGCCACCTGGTAAACAACCTAATGCCAGGAGCTCTATCTGTTTTCATGTTCTTTCTCCTCACGGCTTTCGGGATGGATCCGTTCCTTGCAGGGTTACTCGGCGGCTTACCAAGGTTAATTGACGCCATATCTGACCCTGTTATGGGGTACATCTCCGATAACACAAACACACGCTGGGGAAGGCGCAGGCCCTACATATTTATTGGCGCAATCCTTACTGGTCTTTTATTTATTCTCCTTTGGCAAATGGATGAAAGTAATTCTCAGGATTATAATTTTTGGTACTTCTTAACAGTCTCAGCTGTATTCATCCTAGCAAACACTGCTTTCTCCACACCACTTATTGGTCTTGGATATGAGATGACTTCAGACTACAACGAGCGGACCCGACTCATGGGTCTAGCTAATACGGTTGGCCAGGTTGCCTGGATGATTGTCCCTTGGTTTTGGGTCCTAATTGCCGACGAGAATCTCTTTGCCACTCAGGCAGAGGGTGTACGAACGCTTTCTATTATCGTCGGCGTGATCGCTATAATCTTCGGCGTCTTACCTGCAATCTTCTGCAAAGGTATTGACTCAAGTCGAATTGAGAACCGCCAGGAAATATCGCTGAGCAACCTCGCCAATATTTTCAAAAGTCTATTCAAAGGAATGGTCGAGGTTTTTAGACACAAGCCTTTCCTAAAGTTGTGCGGCGCTACATTCTTAGTCTTTAATGGATTTCAGATAGTTGCCTCTTTTAGCTTCTTTATTATTCTTTTCTATTTGTTCAACGGCGACTACGCAGCTGCTGGGACCTGGCCAGCCTGGTTCTCTACGATTCTCGCAGGCATTACCGCTTTCTTTGTAATCCCGATCGTGTCTTGGATGGCAAGCAAATGGGGCAAGAAGAATGCCTTCATTATCGCCACGGCGCTTTCGATCGTCGGCTATGTTGTAAAGTGGTGGGGGTTTAACCCTGAGAATCCGTTCCTCATGTTTTTCCCACTTCCGCTTATGGCGTTCGGCCTCGGCTGTCTGTTCACGCTGATGATGAGCATGACCGCCGATGTTTGCGATCTAGACGAACTAGAGAATGGGATGCCCCGCAAAGAAGGCACCTTTGGCGCGATTTACTGGTGGACCGTCAAGCTAGGACAGGCCCTCGCCCTCATTGTCGGAGGAGCCGTACTCGGCTGGGTAGGGTTTGATGGAAACGCCGCTACCCAATCTGTAGAAACCATGACCCAGTTGCGAATCGCAGACATTGTTATCCCCGCCGTGACTGCTGCCTTGGCCATCGTGGTCATGTGGAATTATGACCTAAGCGAAGAAAAAGCGAGGGGGATAAAAACAGAACTGGAAGAGCGGAGAGGGTCACTGTAG
- a CDS encoding ATP-binding protein translates to MRLPAVRLREGVLSKLASSGRALLASTLLLLIAAGGVVPVRAQMAPRGEPALGTMLDGTALHRWTIRDGLPTNSLTGVAYDAEGYLWVATNDGLVRYDGARMVIHTRATHPALPANRFAGIVTAPDGALWFHSDGRYFVRYADGAFTVLPPTLGVDRESSLRRTPDALWIVGGDALRLIHGADVLRVPATILPHATFDVVRDLDRRLWVATRDGGIYVFPPDAYTSADGSTPSMDVAPERILGVDDGLPSLDVRELAVGPGGTVWAATAAGLVALSPTAPSETWLPGRPLLEVAHDAYGRTWVVAEGQDDTDRRVWRIEGRTATPFLGDARFSFQGTFWKGDDNELWMVWSAEQDGQAHLYRLSAEGVPTLAVTLPGQIVEVAPSADGLLWLATTSGLYHVRQQPIQAVPFGAYSATYGLTERTDGSVWAAIVGPGGPARISPDLTATRLPATLGYATVLYETRDGTLWGGSRFCRFEGTICRPVAVGPDRETLHGVYALFEDRSGWLWVSARGELWRGRADLPPLQWRSFSVVDELPHDHIQVFYETVDGALLLGTDGKGLLRVTSPLDADTLAFEVLSEDEGLASNHVRDLHEDDEGLLWIATEDRGLCRLDRQGAVSLHGGALDCLGQDDGLHSNSLHRILDDDHGRLWMNSNQGLFWVARADLDAWARGEVSTVPSVAYGEIDGLPAREGNGGVQQAGLRARDGRLWFPTMGGIAVVDPAAITPPSLPTSLIETIRTGDRTLSVGASEAVVLPPAERDLRVTFTAPTFLRAQSIRFQYRLVGHRDAWEEATAAREAVYTNLPPGRYTFEVRAGAGGAWSSPVALPVHQRASWHETLWFSLALGLGLLGLVYGLVDHRLRRAARRARDLEAAVDAQTETLRRQNTQLEQQTAELEQAAELKTRFLASISHEFRTPLTLTFGPIEDLLRGEYDSVAEARPHFARARSNGRRLLRLINQLLDLSRLGAGAITLNPTAQPNDLGVHVRHLAALFATHAAQRGVALHTVVAAHPFTREFDADVLDKIVVNLLSNAFKFTPAGGTVRVALEAEGDVAVLIVEDTGLGIAPEDQVRVFERFYQVESGPTRSHDGSGVGLALVRELADLHGGTVAVESQLDEGARFTVRLPGLARPSVSQPSGDALPGATPTVSRSLSSLDASLDDASLEDAAPLPEPAMTSADALPGTPRPLVLVVEDNADMRAYLGAQLGRYARVETAADGADGIERARSIVPDLVVTDVMMPRVDGLALCATLKGDTRTSHIPVLLLSARADVESRIAGYDLGADAYLAKPFHAAELRAQVMGLLRERARLQARFAAMRRRAMGPPVKTSPIPAPTTHAAAEPAAQSSLPPREAAFLADLEAAIADGLDDPAFNTERLAGVLALSRRQLQRKLNALTGDSPGGLIREARLDRAATLLAAGELSVKEVAAAVGFRSNSAFGRAFRERHGATPSAYSRVLAAK, encoded by the coding sequence GTGCGACTTCCTGCGGTGCGACTTCGTGAGGGGGTACTGAGCAAGCTAGCGTCGAGCGGGCGCGCCCTGCTGGCCAGCACCCTGCTCCTCCTCATCGCCGCCGGCGGTGTGGTGCCCGTCCGCGCCCAGATGGCACCGCGGGGCGAGCCGGCCCTGGGCACCATGCTCGACGGCACAGCGCTCCACCGCTGGACGATCCGGGACGGCCTCCCCACGAATAGCCTCACCGGCGTGGCCTACGACGCCGAGGGCTACCTCTGGGTCGCCACCAACGACGGCCTCGTCCGCTACGACGGCGCCCGCATGGTGATCCACACCCGGGCCACGCACCCAGCCCTGCCCGCCAACCGCTTTGCGGGCATCGTCACGGCCCCTGACGGCGCGCTCTGGTTTCACTCGGACGGTCGCTACTTCGTCCGCTACGCCGACGGCGCGTTCACCGTGCTTCCTCCCACGCTCGGGGTGGACCGGGAGTCTAGCCTACGGCGAACGCCGGACGCGCTCTGGATCGTCGGGGGCGACGCGCTCCGGCTCATCCACGGGGCCGATGTGCTCCGGGTACCTGCCACGATCCTGCCCCACGCCACGTTCGACGTCGTGCGTGACCTCGACCGGCGGCTCTGGGTCGCCACCCGCGACGGCGGCATCTACGTCTTCCCTCCGGACGCGTACACGAGCGCAGACGGTAGCACGCCGTCGATGGACGTGGCACCAGAGCGCATCCTGGGCGTGGACGACGGCCTCCCATCCCTCGACGTCCGGGAACTCGCCGTGGGGCCCGGTGGGACCGTCTGGGCGGCCACGGCTGCAGGCCTCGTGGCCTTGTCGCCCACCGCTCCTTCAGAGACGTGGCTGCCAGGCCGCCCGCTGCTCGAAGTGGCCCACGATGCCTACGGTCGCACCTGGGTCGTCGCCGAAGGGCAAGACGATACGGACCGCCGGGTTTGGCGCATCGAGGGCCGCACCGCAACGCCGTTCTTGGGCGATGCGCGGTTCAGCTTCCAGGGTACCTTTTGGAAAGGCGACGACAACGAGCTCTGGATGGTGTGGAGCGCCGAGCAGGACGGCCAGGCCCACCTCTACCGCTTGAGCGCCGAGGGCGTCCCGACGCTTGCCGTCACGCTCCCAGGCCAGATCGTTGAGGTCGCGCCCAGTGCGGACGGGCTGCTCTGGCTTGCGACGACGAGCGGCCTCTACCACGTCCGGCAGCAGCCTATCCAGGCCGTCCCCTTTGGCGCCTATAGTGCCACCTACGGACTCACGGAACGCACGGACGGCTCGGTCTGGGCAGCGATCGTCGGCCCCGGCGGCCCTGCCCGCATCAGCCCCGACCTCACGGCGACGCGCCTCCCGGCCACACTCGGGTATGCGACGGTCCTCTACGAGACGCGGGACGGGACCCTATGGGGCGGTAGCCGCTTCTGCCGCTTTGAAGGCACCATCTGCCGTCCCGTCGCGGTCGGTCCAGACCGCGAGACTCTGCATGGCGTGTACGCCCTCTTCGAGGACCGTAGCGGCTGGCTGTGGGTAAGCGCCCGCGGCGAGCTCTGGCGGGGACGAGCGGACCTTCCTCCGCTGCAGTGGCGCTCGTTCTCTGTGGTCGATGAGCTGCCACATGATCACATTCAGGTGTTCTACGAGACCGTCGACGGCGCCCTGCTCCTCGGCACCGACGGGAAGGGCCTGCTCCGGGTTACCTCACCCCTCGACGCCGATACCCTCGCCTTCGAGGTCCTCAGCGAAGACGAGGGCCTCGCCTCGAACCACGTTCGCGACCTGCACGAAGACGACGAGGGGCTACTCTGGATCGCGACCGAGGACCGGGGGCTCTGCCGCCTTGATCGCCAAGGGGCCGTCTCCCTGCACGGGGGGGCCCTGGACTGCCTCGGCCAAGACGACGGGCTCCACTCGAACTCGCTCCACCGGATCCTCGACGACGACCACGGGCGGCTCTGGATGAACAGCAACCAGGGCCTCTTCTGGGTGGCCCGCGCTGACCTCGACGCCTGGGCGCGGGGCGAGGTCAGCACCGTGCCGTCGGTAGCCTATGGGGAAATCGACGGCCTGCCTGCGCGGGAGGGCAACGGTGGCGTACAGCAGGCCGGGCTCCGCGCCCGCGACGGCCGCCTCTGGTTTCCGACTATGGGCGGGATCGCCGTCGTGGACCCGGCCGCGATCACGCCGCCGTCCCTGCCCACGTCGCTCATCGAAACCATCCGCACGGGCGACCGCACGCTTTCGGTCGGCGCCAGCGAAGCGGTCGTGCTACCGCCCGCCGAGCGCGACCTCCGTGTCACGTTCACCGCGCCGACCTTCCTCCGCGCACAGAGCATCCGCTTCCAGTACCGCCTCGTCGGCCACCGCGACGCCTGGGAGGAAGCGACGGCCGCGCGCGAGGCTGTCTACACGAACCTCCCGCCGGGCCGCTACACCTTCGAGGTACGCGCCGGGGCTGGCGGAGCCTGGAGTTCGCCCGTTGCCCTCCCCGTGCACCAGCGCGCCTCCTGGCACGAGACCCTGTGGTTTAGCCTTGCCCTCGGCCTCGGCTTGCTTGGGCTCGTCTATGGGCTCGTGGACCATCGGCTGCGCCGGGCGGCACGCCGCGCCCGCGACCTCGAAGCGGCCGTGGACGCACAAACCGAGACGCTCCGCCGCCAGAACACCCAACTCGAACAGCAGACCGCCGAGCTCGAACAGGCGGCCGAGCTCAAGACGCGCTTCCTCGCCAGCATCTCGCACGAGTTTCGCACGCCGCTCACGCTCACCTTCGGCCCTATCGAGGACCTGCTCCGCGGCGAATACGACTCCGTCGCGGAGGCGCGGCCTCACTTTGCGCGCGCGCGCAGCAACGGCCGTCGCCTCCTGCGCCTCATCAACCAGTTGCTCGACCTGTCGCGACTCGGCGCCGGGGCCATCACACTCAACCCAACGGCCCAGCCCAACGACCTTGGCGTCCATGTCCGCCACCTCGCGGCGCTCTTCGCCACGCATGCCGCGCAACGTGGGGTCGCGCTCCACACGGTTGTCGCCGCGCATCCCTTCACGCGCGAGTTCGATGCCGACGTGCTCGACAAGATCGTCGTCAACCTGCTCTCCAACGCATTCAAGTTCACGCCAGCAGGCGGCACGGTACGGGTCGCGCTGGAGGCCGAGGGCGACGTGGCAGTGTTGATCGTCGAGGACACGGGCCTGGGCATCGCACCCGAGGACCAGGTGCGGGTGTTCGAGCGGTTCTACCAGGTCGAAAGCGGGCCTACGCGCTCGCACGACGGGTCCGGCGTGGGGCTCGCCCTGGTGCGTGAACTCGCCGACCTGCACGGCGGCACGGTCGCTGTGGAGAGTCAGCTGGACGAGGGCGCGCGATTTACGGTGCGGCTTCCCGGCCTCGCCCGGCCCTCCGTGTCGCAGCCTTCCGGGGACGCCTTGCCCGGAGCCACTCCAACCGTATCTCGCTCGCTTTCCTCGTTGGACGCTTCCCTTGACGACGCTTCTCTCGAAGACGCTGCTCCCCTTCCCGAGCCTGCGATGACCTCCGCAGACGCGCTCCCGGGGACACCTAGGCCGTTGGTACTCGTCGTGGAAGACAACGCGGACATGCGGGCCTACCTCGGCGCGCAGCTCGGCCGCTATGCTCGCGTCGAGACCGCTGCCGACGGGGCCGACGGTATCGAGCGGGCGCGCTCCATCGTCCCTGACCTCGTGGTGACCGACGTGATGATGCCGCGTGTCGATGGGCTCGCGCTTTGCGCCACGCTGAAGGGCGACACCCGGACGAGTCACATTCCCGTCCTCCTACTTTCGGCGCGAGCGGACGTGGAGAGCCGCATCGCAGGGTATGACCTCGGTGCGGACGCGTACCTCGCCAAACCCTTCCACGCCGCAGAGCTACGCGCGCAGGTGATGGGCCTCCTGCGCGAGCGCGCCCGGCTCCAAGCCCGGTTTGCAGCGATGCGACGACGCGCCATGGGCCCTCCTGTCAAGACGAGTCCGATTCCTGCCCCAACGACACACGCCGCTGCAGAGCCTGCCGCCCAGTCGTCGCTTCCGCCTCGCGAAGCAGCCTTCCTCGCCGATCTGGAGGCCGCCATCGCAGACGGGCTCGACGACCCGGCCTTCAACACCGAGCGGTTGGCTGGAGTGCTCGCATTGAGCCGGCGTCAGCTCCAACGCAAGCTGAACGCACTCACCGGCGACTCCCCTGGCGGCCTCATCCGCGAGGCTCGCCTCGACCGCGCCGCGACGCTCCTTGCAGCTGGGGAACTGAGCGTGAAGGAAGTCGCGGCGGCCGTGGGGTTTCGGAGCAACTCTGCCTTCGGTCGCGCTTTCCGCGAGCGGCACGGGGCGACCCCGTCGGCTTATTCTCGCGTCCTCGCTGCCAAGTAA
- a CDS encoding T9SS type A sorting domain-containing protein, which produces MSRRTTPLLPLALLLFAMPVHGQGFADIFLTNVGANNQACLGDGEGVYTCNTVADGTGTLSRAATADFNADGFPDVAIANSVGSSSSRRNQVCLGDGRGDLACTDVFTEADGDTGSASRAYTDVEAGDLDGDLDIDLLFADQGDRNILCLNDGAGQFSCSVFRTYTDDTDLDSDDALGVTFAHLNGDTDLDLAFANSPIDNAVYCLNAGTVGGVPQFDCYAMPDPGTYNRRVAVGDFDNDGALDDLAYANWTNSSAGVFGEANSVCINSGAQGDSLAFACTDVIDSSGSTQDNNGSNDVGAADFDGDGFVDDLVFANRVRRNDTNDGTSIGAFNRVCLNTSVSGGVPTFSCSDLSGELWISEGLDVGDIDGDLDPDITVVNWDLNNTGAVFHQYALNNGDGTFAVTNFAPAVRPWHAVIVNLQGALTTLSQTLTGAEGWRMLASPDSSATLDDLVGGLWTQGFEGADYNGDAPVATPNVYRYDESLAGDADVGWTAPASQGEQTAAAQGYIVYVFSDSDFDGTAEGFPKTISFDGVPPAGPIAPTVSYTENGPTADDEGWNLFGNPFAEPIDWDLTTRSGFDQTVYVWGPATTSYLVWDGSVGTLPDGLIAPFQGFFARAQSDAATFSIPESAKTTGGTFYGITAAEDDAIPTVGLVLETPVGDAHAWVRLREAAGPGLDAADAFVLSPLASTFAQLYTTALGDAASDETGLVINALPVLAEDEAVEIPLGLRVVEAGRDVGGTFTLRWPALDHIPEGWMVTLHDAETDETVDLGAANAYTFDQVAGLAGQAEAATQEQYRLEAAGLPPRVVARLAAAKRFTLRIAAASAVSVEEGPVLPEVATLAGNYPNPFAAQTTIRYGLPAAGPAQVVLYDLTGRRIRVLADGTHAAGWHEVTLDAGDLSSGVYVARLNVDGLRVSHRLTLMR; this is translated from the coding sequence ATGTCTCGACGCACGACGCCGCTCTTGCCTTTGGCTCTCCTGCTGTTCGCCATGCCGGTCCATGGGCAGGGCTTCGCAGACATCTTCCTCACCAACGTAGGCGCGAACAACCAGGCCTGCCTCGGTGACGGAGAAGGCGTCTACACGTGCAACACCGTCGCCGACGGCACAGGCACCCTCAGCCGGGCCGCCACCGCCGATTTCAACGCGGACGGCTTCCCAGACGTCGCCATCGCGAACAGCGTGGGGTCCAGCAGCAGCCGAAGAAACCAGGTGTGCCTGGGCGATGGGCGCGGCGACCTCGCGTGCACCGACGTCTTCACCGAAGCGGACGGGGACACCGGGTCGGCAAGCCGGGCATACACCGACGTCGAAGCCGGGGACCTGGACGGAGACCTAGACATCGACCTCCTGTTTGCGGATCAGGGGGACCGGAACATCCTGTGCCTCAACGACGGCGCGGGCCAGTTCTCGTGCTCGGTCTTCCGGACCTACACCGACGACACCGACCTGGACTCGGACGACGCCCTCGGGGTCACGTTCGCGCACCTCAACGGCGACACGGACCTCGACCTCGCCTTCGCCAACAGCCCCATCGACAACGCCGTCTACTGCCTCAACGCGGGGACGGTGGGCGGCGTCCCCCAGTTCGATTGCTACGCGATGCCAGACCCGGGCACCTACAACCGCCGCGTCGCGGTCGGGGACTTCGACAACGATGGGGCGCTGGACGACCTCGCCTACGCCAACTGGACCAACTCCTCGGCCGGAGTCTTCGGCGAAGCGAACAGCGTGTGCATCAACAGCGGGGCCCAGGGCGACAGCCTCGCCTTCGCCTGCACCGACGTGATCGACAGCTCCGGCAGCACGCAGGACAACAACGGCTCCAACGACGTCGGGGCCGCCGACTTCGACGGAGACGGCTTTGTGGACGACCTTGTGTTTGCCAACCGGGTGCGCCGCAACGACACAAACGACGGGACCTCGATCGGCGCGTTCAACCGAGTCTGCCTCAACACGAGCGTCAGCGGCGGGGTCCCGACCTTCTCGTGCAGCGACCTCTCCGGCGAGTTGTGGATCTCCGAAGGGCTGGACGTGGGCGACATCGACGGTGACCTGGACCCCGACATCACCGTTGTGAACTGGGACCTCAACAACACGGGCGCGGTCTTCCACCAGTACGCGCTCAACAACGGCGATGGCACGTTCGCGGTCACGAACTTTGCCCCGGCGGTGCGGCCCTGGCACGCGGTGATCGTCAACCTGCAGGGGGCGCTCACCACTCTCTCGCAGACGCTGACCGGAGCCGAGGGCTGGCGCATGCTCGCCTCGCCCGACTCGTCGGCCACACTCGACGACCTCGTTGGTGGTCTGTGGACGCAGGGCTTCGAGGGTGCTGACTACAACGGGGACGCTCCCGTGGCTACCCCTAACGTCTACCGCTACGACGAGAGCCTCGCTGGGGACGCCGATGTCGGCTGGACCGCACCCGCGAGCCAGGGCGAGCAGACGGCCGCCGCGCAAGGCTACATCGTCTACGTGTTTTCCGACAGCGACTTCGACGGCACGGCCGAGGGCTTCCCCAAGACGATCAGCTTCGACGGGGTGCCCCCAGCGGGTCCCATTGCGCCGACCGTGAGCTACACCGAGAACGGCCCCACGGCGGACGACGAGGGATGGAACCTCTTCGGCAACCCGTTCGCCGAGCCCATCGACTGGGACCTCACGACGCGGAGCGGCTTCGACCAGACCGTCTACGTGTGGGGCCCGGCCACGACATCGTACCTGGTCTGGGACGGCTCCGTGGGGACGCTCCCCGACGGACTCATCGCGCCGTTCCAAGGCTTCTTCGCCCGCGCCCAGTCCGACGCTGCGACGTTCTCGATCCCAGAAAGCGCGAAGACGACAGGCGGCACCTTCTACGGCATCACGGCGGCGGAGGACGACGCGATCCCGACGGTAGGGCTCGTGCTGGAGACGCCCGTGGGCGACGCCCACGCCTGGGTCCGCCTGCGCGAGGCGGCCGGGCCTGGCCTGGACGCCGCAGACGCGTTCGTGCTGAGCCCGCTCGCGTCGACGTTCGCCCAACTCTACACGACCGCGCTCGGGGACGCAGCCTCCGATGAGACGGGGCTCGTCATCAACGCGTTGCCCGTGCTCGCCGAGGACGAGGCGGTCGAGATCCCCCTCGGCTTGCGTGTGGTAGAGGCGGGTCGAGACGTGGGCGGCACGTTCACGCTGCGCTGGCCGGCGCTGGACCACATTCCAGAGGGGTGGATGGTAACCCTCCACGATGCCGAAACCGACGAGACGGTGGACTTGGGTGCAGCGAACGCCTACACCTTCGATCAGGTCGCTGGATTGGCTGGCCAGGCCGAGGCGGCTACGCAAGAACAATACAGGCTGGAGGCAGCAGGCCTGCCCCCGAGGGTCGTCGCGCGACTCGCGGCGGCGAAGCGGTTCACGCTCCGCATCGCTGCGGCCTCGGCAGTATCGGTCGAGGAGGGGCCGGTACTGCCCGAGGTGGCGACGCTCGCAGGCAACTACCCGAACCCGTTCGCAGCGCAGACGACGATCCGCTACGGGTTGCCGGCGGCGGGTCCGGCCCAGGTGGTGCTCTATGACCTGACGGGCCGACGCATTCGCGTGCTCGCGGACGGTACCCACGCAGCCGGGTGGCACGAGGTGACGCTGGACGCGGGCGACCTCTCCAGCGGTGTCTACGTCGCCCGGCTCAACGTGGACGGCCTCCGGGTGAGCCACCGCCTCACGCTTATGCGCTAG
- a CDS encoding site-specific integrase, producing the protein MATVTPILRTAKANAEGHSPIWLRFSDTHRSLYASLAVYIHPRYWNERKGEVRKGHPHSDRINALIQRRLSEAEDERLRLLTEREPVTAEALKAAVANEPAAEPSPCFLRYARAFASELERRGQVGRYKRENTILNKLEDFTGAPLPFEKLTPDLLRSYETHLGVEKGNKASTIQGNMKVLRTYFRRAMKEAVVPRDADPFFAYSPPKANRPKRHKLSEAELARLESLDLGERGPEGSLLARVRDYFLFSLYTAGARFADVARLRVENIVEDVTEDEERVLRLTYTMGKTGKRASVKLIAQARRIVRLYLDRGDGKLKASTDFLFPMLEEGDLDDPKGAWNAIGKQNALVNKYLRKLADMADVDGKLSFHVARHSFADLARRRGWDVYSISKALAHSGLAVTENYFARDDVQLVDGKMDELFGEA; encoded by the coding sequence GTGGCTACTGTCACTCCCATCTTGCGTACTGCGAAGGCGAATGCTGAGGGGCACTCCCCCATCTGGCTGCGGTTCTCGGACACCCACCGCTCCCTCTACGCTTCGCTCGCTGTATACATCCACCCCCGCTATTGGAACGAACGCAAGGGCGAGGTCAGGAAGGGGCATCCTCACAGTGATCGGATCAACGCGCTGATTCAGCGGCGGCTGTCGGAAGCCGAAGACGAACGGCTCCGCCTCTTGACGGAGCGAGAGCCTGTGACGGCGGAGGCGCTCAAGGCCGCTGTTGCCAACGAGCCTGCCGCCGAGCCGTCGCCGTGCTTCCTGCGCTATGCCCGCGCCTTTGCGAGTGAGTTGGAGCGACGCGGGCAGGTAGGGCGATACAAGCGGGAGAACACCATACTCAACAAGCTGGAGGATTTCACGGGTGCACCGCTCCCGTTCGAGAAGCTCACGCCTGATCTGCTCCGTAGCTACGAGACCCACCTCGGGGTGGAGAAGGGCAACAAGGCGTCTACCATCCAAGGCAACATGAAGGTGCTACGGACCTACTTCCGTCGCGCGATGAAAGAGGCCGTGGTACCACGGGATGCAGATCCTTTCTTTGCCTACTCCCCGCCTAAGGCAAACCGGCCGAAGCGGCATAAGCTCTCCGAAGCAGAACTCGCACGCTTGGAGAGCCTAGACCTTGGCGAGCGTGGCCCTGAAGGTTCGCTCTTGGCCCGCGTTCGGGACTACTTCTTGTTCAGCCTCTACACGGCTGGCGCTCGGTTCGCGGATGTTGCTCGGCTGAGAGTGGAGAACATCGTGGAGGACGTGACCGAGGACGAAGAGCGCGTACTACGGCTGACCTACACGATGGGGAAGACAGGCAAGCGTGCCTCGGTGAAGCTCATCGCGCAGGCCCGGCGCATTGTGCGGCTCTACCTGGATCGTGGTGATGGCAAGCTCAAGGCTTCGACCGACTTCCTGTTTCCCATGCTGGAGGAGGGGGACCTAGACGATCCGAAGGGTGCATGGAATGCTATCGGAAAGCAGAACGCGCTTGTGAACAAGTACCTCCGCAAACTGGCAGACATGGCTGACGTGGACGGCAAGCTGTCCTTTCACGTCGCGCGTCACTCCTTCGCGGACTTGGCTCGCCGCCGAGGCTGGGATGTGTACAGCATCAGCAAAGCGCTCGCTCACTCCGGCCTGGCGGTTACCGAGAACTACTTCGCCCGGGACGATGTGCAGCTAGTAGACGGGAAGATGGACGAACTCTTCGGGGAAGCCTGA
- a CDS encoding helix-turn-helix domain-containing protein: MTALAKALAADFSKLIRPIVEDAVARALPEAPGESRPVSKEWLTNREAMDYLGLSKATLARYRADGTLPYSKVGANIYYRFGDIDALLKASMCR; this comes from the coding sequence ATGACCGCGCTTGCCAAAGCCCTCGCCGCCGACTTCTCCAAGCTGATCCGTCCCATCGTTGAGGATGCCGTAGCTAGAGCCCTACCTGAGGCGCCAGGGGAGAGCAGGCCCGTCTCAAAGGAGTGGCTCACCAACCGAGAGGCGATGGATTACCTCGGCCTCTCGAAGGCCACGCTGGCCCGCTACCGCGCTGACGGTACGCTCCCCTACAGCAAGGTGGGAGCCAACATCTACTACCGCTTCGGGGACATTGATGCCTTGCTCAAGGCGTCGATGTGTCGCTAG